In a genomic window of Mageeibacillus indolicus UPII9-5:
- a CDS encoding ABC transporter ATP-binding protein, protein MAKPLIEPENDLPGAATSAESGAATSAEPGAATSAEPSAAISAESGEAASVETSVATSAEPSAATSAEPPLISCASVTLRYGRKKVLSKLSFDLQKFQILGLLGDSGCGKSTAARMLTGLAKPSSGEVFLDGTSIYAHIRLSRRIINQKVQMIYQDSTNSFDPLKTIGTSLDIGQKRILNLNTAESRARSLAMLRRVGLDAKEAYYAKPGDLSGGECQRASIARALLTEPKILICDEATSNLDAGVAANIINLLKELKEEYKMSILFISHDLVLATAFCDEILIIKDGTILERLPAKRIAETMKNPYTIQLFSDIIGKDSQRL, encoded by the coding sequence ATGGCCAAGCCGTTGATTGAACCAGAAAATGATTTGCCGGGTGCGGCAACTTCAGCTGAGTCGGGTGCGGCAACTTCAGCTGAGCCGGGTGCGGCAACTTCAGCTGAGCCGAGTGCGGCAATTTCAGCTGAGTCTGGCGAGGCAGCCTCAGTTGAAACTAGTGTGGCAACCTCAGCTGAGCCGAGTGCGGCGACTTCAGCTGAGCCGCCGTTAATCAGCTGTGCCAGCGTTACGTTGCGATACGGACGCAAAAAGGTGCTAAGCAAGCTCAGTTTTGACCTGCAAAAGTTTCAGATCCTCGGCTTGCTAGGGGACTCAGGCTGCGGCAAGTCCACGGCTGCCAGAATGCTCACGGGGCTGGCCAAGCCTTCTTCCGGCGAAGTTTTTCTCGATGGAACCAGCATTTATGCGCATATTAGGCTCAGTCGCCGTATTATAAACCAAAAAGTTCAAATGATTTATCAGGATTCGACCAATTCTTTCGATCCACTAAAGACGATTGGCACTTCGTTGGATATCGGTCAAAAACGAATCCTGAATCTAAACACGGCCGAGAGCAGAGCGCGGAGTCTTGCAATGCTGCGTCGGGTCGGGCTCGATGCCAAAGAAGCTTATTATGCCAAACCGGGCGATTTAAGCGGCGGCGAGTGTCAACGCGCCTCGATTGCGAGAGCTTTACTGACCGAGCCCAAAATTTTGATCTGTGACGAAGCAACCTCCAATCTTGATGCGGGGGTGGCGGCCAATATTATTAATTTATTGAAAGAACTGAAAGAGGAATATAAAATGTCGATCCTCTTTATTTCCCATGACTTGGTTTTGGCAACAGCTTTTTGCGATGAAATATTAATCATAAAAGACGGCACGATCTTGGAGCGGCTGCCGGCGAAAAGGATTGCCGAGACTATGAAAAATCCCTACACCATACAGCTTTTTTCGGATATAATCGGCAAGGATTCTCAAAGGCTTTGA
- a CDS encoding MATE family efflux transporter: protein MLAKNNPQGTKNNHKGVGNISINFAAAASNPLGQENIGRLFFRLAIPALVAQIVNLLYTMVDRMYIGHMPEVGSIALSGIGIASPLLMTVSAFAVLLGAGGAPRASRLLGAGDQGGASSVLNTAASSSLGIGIGLSILFISILKPLLQVLGAGPNSLPFAYDYSFVYLLGTTAVMFSLGMNQFISVQGFAKAAMLTTVIGAVLNIFLDPLFIFVFKLGVAGAAWATIISQAVSAGYVITFLRSGKSFLRLRFEKPRGKVLLAILALGFSPFIMNATESLLQISFNRSLFKFGGDLAVATMSINSMISLMTILPIFGFAQGAVALISYNYGAQNIERLTASLKYLLCTNLAVGIVFTGILELWPHFFVGLFTANHQLLAATVPCLRIYVAGTFVIGLQISCQQAFIAFSQAKLSAVMALLRKIVLLIPLIFILPNFIKPEIYAVYIAEPVSDIISSIVTTVAFLLFLRQEIIRLRLKSTPFESENR, encoded by the coding sequence ATGTTAGCAAAAAATAATCCCCAAGGCACCAAAAATAATCACAAGGGGGTAGGAAATATCTCTATTAATTTCGCTGCCGCTGCTTCTAACCCCTTGGGTCAAGAAAATATAGGTCGCCTGTTTTTTCGCCTAGCAATCCCGGCGTTGGTAGCACAAATTGTCAATCTGCTTTATACCATGGTTGACCGCATGTACATCGGTCACATGCCGGAAGTCGGCTCGATCGCACTTTCCGGAATCGGCATCGCTTCACCGCTGTTGATGACCGTTTCCGCCTTTGCCGTTTTGCTAGGGGCAGGCGGTGCCCCAAGGGCTTCGCGACTTTTGGGAGCCGGGGATCAGGGCGGCGCTTCGTCCGTGTTAAACACGGCTGCATCTTCCTCTTTAGGCATCGGAATCGGCTTAAGCATCCTGTTCATAAGTATTTTGAAACCGCTGTTGCAAGTGCTCGGTGCGGGGCCTAATTCCCTTCCTTTCGCCTATGATTACTCTTTCGTCTATCTGCTCGGCACGACCGCCGTGATGTTTTCTTTGGGCATGAATCAATTCATTTCCGTACAGGGGTTCGCCAAAGCCGCTATGCTCACTACCGTAATCGGTGCCGTCTTGAACATTTTTCTCGACCCGCTTTTTATTTTTGTGTTCAAATTAGGGGTAGCCGGAGCCGCTTGGGCAACCATCATTTCACAAGCCGTTTCCGCCGGCTACGTTATCACTTTTCTGCGTTCCGGGAAGTCATTTTTACGGCTACGCTTTGAAAAACCACGCGGCAAAGTTCTACTCGCCATCCTCGCCCTCGGCTTTTCGCCGTTCATTATGAATGCCACCGAATCGTTGCTACAAATATCTTTTAACCGCTCACTCTTTAAATTCGGCGGTGATTTGGCAGTCGCAACTATGTCCATCAATTCAATGATCAGTCTGATGACGATTCTACCTATTTTCGGCTTTGCGCAAGGTGCTGTAGCCTTAATTTCCTACAATTACGGGGCGCAAAATATTGAGCGACTCACAGCTTCATTGAAATATTTGCTCTGCACCAATTTGGCGGTAGGCATTGTGTTCACCGGAATTTTGGAACTTTGGCCGCACTTTTTTGTCGGCTTATTCACCGCCAATCATCAGCTGCTCGCCGCGACCGTTCCCTGTCTGCGCATCTACGTGGCCGGAACTTTCGTGATCGGCTTGCAGATTAGCTGCCAACAGGCTTTCATCGCCTTTTCACAGGCCAAACTTTCCGCTGTCATGGCCTTGCTCCGCAAAATCGTATTATTGATTCCTCTAATTTTCATTTTGCCAAATTTCATAAAGCCGGAAATTTACGCCGTCTATATCGCAGAACCGGTCAGCGACATAATTTCCTCTATCGTCACCACCGTTGCTTTTCTGCTCTTCTTGCGGCAAGAAATTATTCGCCTACGGCTCAAATCCACTCCGTTTGAAAGTGAGAACAGGTGA
- a CDS encoding LysR family transcriptional regulator: protein MLDLQKMSYFMAVVEQNFNLSKAAQSLFISQPALSNAIHAIEKEEELTLFVRNNGRYTGLTPCGKYLYGECKFLFRKYNQILEQARRIESDDSETVTIAAPPFLLRSYAAAILLALKDRFPQVEFLFREADEAGLKRGLLKGHFDIGLITEPNDYRSAGLFVVTIDQGRFMAVLENNHPLAGREILEWREIVPYPLAIPGPHFPTYDLIVNSIRSRGLKPKIGIATSGWDFQVSCLLKTDYISLMPEIVRNYFTKEMDEQLKMLPVNHPIAWRVAYCENNHIRKTRTMQEIRAAILAMYNIQCPEN from the coding sequence ATGCTTGACTTACAAAAAATGAGCTACTTTATGGCAGTGGTTGAACAAAATTTCAACTTATCCAAAGCGGCGCAAAGCCTGTTTATCTCACAACCGGCCCTGAGCAACGCCATTCACGCCATTGAAAAAGAAGAAGAGCTGACGCTGTTCGTGCGCAACAACGGCCGTTACACCGGCCTTACACCCTGCGGTAAATATCTCTACGGCGAATGCAAGTTTTTGTTCCGCAAATACAACCAAATTTTAGAGCAGGCTAGGCGTATCGAAAGCGACGATTCGGAGACTGTCACCATTGCCGCCCCGCCTTTTTTGCTCCGCAGTTACGCCGCTGCCATACTGCTTGCTCTAAAAGATCGTTTTCCCCAAGTAGAGTTCCTTTTTCGTGAAGCCGACGAGGCCGGGCTGAAACGCGGATTATTAAAAGGTCATTTCGATATCGGGCTGATCACCGAACCCAATGATTATCGCAGCGCCGGTTTGTTTGTCGTCACCATTGATCAGGGACGCTTCATGGCCGTTTTAGAGAACAACCATCCTTTGGCCGGGCGCGAGATTTTGGAATGGCGGGAAATCGTTCCGTATCCGCTGGCTATCCCGGGGCCGCATTTTCCTACTTATGATCTGATCGTCAACTCCATTCGTTCGCGTGGCTTGAAGCCAAAAATCGGGATCGCCACCTCTGGTTGGGACTTTCAGGTAAGCTGTCTGCTTAAAACTGACTACATCAGCTTGATGCCAGAAATCGTCCGCAATTATTTTACTAAAGAGATGGACGAGCAGTTGAAAATGCTGCCGGTCAATCACCCCATTGCTTGGCGGGTAGCTTATTGTGAAAACAACCACATCCGCAAAACCCGCACAATGCAAGAGATACGTGCCGCTATTCTGGCCATGTATAACATACAATGCCCTGAAAATTAA
- a CDS encoding ABC transporter permease, which translates to MGKIRQNNFRSGAADEAAGGGNAANSGAANNGAAKNGAAKNGAANSGAANRSAAELPILRICRHTKAKVRRPDKILYVLVAVFVALLLVGLFADQLVPNPPNEAVPLRALQAPSAAFPFGTDSYGRCVFSRVLVGIRTSLIPAIGLVIVSAVVGTAIGMISGYYGRAVDEILMRLTDLVMAFPSLLLAIFISGILGGGVKNAGLSLLCVSWTNYARLVRAFVLSHKEDLYVKAAILSGERGPEILFRHLLPNFCSVVAVTMSLQVATMMVSLAGLSFLGLGAPLPQAEWGSMISENVPYLQRAAWTVLCPCAALIICSFLFNIMSDRLRKKLS; encoded by the coding sequence ATGGGCAAGATTAGGCAAAATAATTTTCGCAGCGGCGCGGCCGACGAGGCCGCAGGCGGCGGAAACGCGGCCAACAGCGGCGCGGCCAACAACGGCGCGGCCAAAAATGGCGCGGCCAAAAATGGCGCGGCCAACAGCGGCGCGGCCAACAGAAGCGCGGCCGAACTGCCGATCCTTCGTATTTGCCGCCACACCAAAGCCAAGGTGCGCCGCCCCGACAAAATCCTTTATGTGCTTGTGGCCGTGTTCGTGGCGCTGCTGCTAGTCGGCCTTTTCGCCGATCAACTGGTGCCGAATCCCCCGAATGAAGCGGTGCCGCTACGGGCATTACAAGCGCCATCTGCGGCTTTCCCTTTTGGCACGGACAGCTACGGCCGCTGTGTTTTTTCGCGAGTGCTTGTCGGGATCCGAACCAGCCTGATTCCGGCGATCGGCTTGGTAATCGTTTCTGCTGTGGTTGGAACAGCAATCGGCATGATCAGCGGCTACTACGGCCGCGCCGTGGACGAAATTTTGATGCGCCTGACCGACCTAGTCATGGCTTTCCCGTCATTGCTGCTAGCAATTTTTATTTCCGGGATTTTAGGTGGCGGCGTCAAAAATGCCGGCCTGTCCCTACTTTGCGTCAGTTGGACCAATTATGCTCGATTGGTGCGAGCCTTCGTCCTATCGCATAAAGAAGACCTCTACGTCAAAGCGGCAATTTTATCCGGAGAACGAGGCCCGGAAATCCTGTTCCGTCACCTGCTGCCTAACTTTTGTTCGGTTGTTGCCGTAACGATGAGCCTACAAGTTGCAACCATGATGGTGAGCCTGGCCGGCCTGTCGTTTTTGGGCTTAGGTGCGCCGCTGCCCCAAGCAGAGTGGGGGTCAATGATCAGTGAAAATGTTCCGTACCTGCAACGTGCCGCTTGGACGGTACTTTGCCCGTGCGCTGCATTAATAATTTGCTCTTTTTTATTTAATATAATGAGCGATAGATTAAGGAAAAAGCTTTCATAA
- a CDS encoding ABC transporter ATP-binding protein translates to MNLLEVKNLYAGYGAKEVLHGLSFDLRPGEVLCIVGESGSGKSTLLKAVINAALTDFYYRGEIRRNSDFGVVFQNPFSSFNPTNCIWTHFKQLAHSKSSLRSSEIKNRAVHLLETVGLKDAEELLHGYSYEMSGGMLQRISIAMALFFEPGFIVADEPTSALDMGVRNMVMKEFSRIKAENRSILLVTHDMRVVEKIADRVMVIFGGHILEAGSQAEVIGRPIHPYTKALLGAVPKFNEGLPAKVSYNDFDYGELQEYLLQPDSRHYVAPWRIVEEN, encoded by the coding sequence ATGAATCTATTAGAAGTAAAAAATTTGTATGCCGGTTATGGGGCCAAGGAAGTGCTGCACGGCCTTTCCTTTGACCTGCGACCGGGCGAAGTACTGTGCATTGTCGGTGAATCCGGCTCTGGCAAATCCACTCTGCTCAAGGCGGTTATCAATGCCGCCTTGACAGATTTTTATTATCGCGGTGAAATAAGACGTAATTCTGATTTTGGGGTTGTGTTTCAAAATCCATTTTCGTCTTTCAACCCGACCAATTGTATTTGGACACATTTCAAGCAGTTGGCGCACAGCAAGAGTTCGCTGCGTTCGTCTGAGATCAAAAATCGGGCGGTGCATTTGTTGGAAACAGTCGGCTTGAAGGACGCGGAAGAGTTGTTGCATGGTTACTCATACGAAATGAGCGGCGGTATGCTGCAGCGTATCTCGATTGCTATGGCTTTGTTTTTTGAACCGGGTTTCATTGTCGCCGATGAACCGACGTCGGCACTGGATATGGGCGTACGAAACATGGTCATGAAGGAATTCAGCCGTATTAAGGCGGAAAACAGGTCTATTTTGCTAGTAACGCATGATATGCGGGTAGTGGAAAAGATTGCGGATCGGGTGATGGTAATTTTTGGCGGCCATATTTTGGAAGCCGGCAGCCAAGCAGAGGTCATAGGGCGACCTATTCACCCGTATACAAAAGCGTTGTTGGGGGCGGTGCCAAAATTTAACGAAGGTTTGCCGGCGAAGGTTTCCTACAATGATTTTGACTACGGGGAGTTGCAGGAATATTTGTTGCAACCGGATTCGCGGCACTATGTTGCCCCGTGGCGCATAGTGGAAGAAAATTAA
- a CDS encoding ABC transporter substrate-binding protein yields MKKIILGLLSGLLAASMLLTSCGETAKTTGDTTKNPAMTQAAAADKTAGSKGEKVLKIGSSYIYASNDPHKDWNGWELVKLGVGETLFTLDANYKLVGNLVESYMNVDPQTWVIQLKSGLKFSNGNPVTAKKVVASLQRTIELNPEAAALKGTEFQVEENEFSMKTPEPNATALNALADPHFIICDVTDTSEIATKPICTGPYMIDKFEPEKTMELVPNKNYWNGTPKLSRIVNKAVGKSTTLGLAVESGDVDLAQVDTDTADRLSSNPDFTVTRTPSSRVYMIYANPTKLPDPKVREGLFRAINREEIAKDLLKGGIETIYSPFAPNLPFALKENESVGFDAAKSKALADETKAGGNKVALKFYERLNIPKIATQLQAQFTKAGWSVEAIQHENSKYLNKGDFDLGMYGMVTLRIGDPYDYLSSVFGTNGTANFNKYSNTEVDALLKQMKSEFDATKRDEMARKILKLALADNLHYYIGNVKIDLAYKKNVKNLDISPFEYRIVTVNTDIE; encoded by the coding sequence ATGAAAAAAATAATATTGGGACTTTTGTCCGGACTACTTGCCGCGAGTATGCTACTTACATCTTGCGGTGAAACGGCTAAAACTACCGGCGACACGACGAAAAATCCGGCAATGACGCAAGCTGCGGCAGCCGATAAAACCGCCGGAAGCAAAGGGGAAAAAGTGCTGAAAATCGGTTCATCCTACATCTACGCGTCTAATGATCCGCATAAGGATTGGAACGGCTGGGAGTTGGTAAAACTGGGCGTAGGTGAGACCTTGTTCACCTTGGATGCCAATTATAAATTGGTTGGCAATTTAGTGGAATCATACATGAATGTGGATCCGCAAACCTGGGTAATACAATTAAAAAGCGGACTTAAATTTTCGAATGGCAACCCGGTAACCGCCAAAAAAGTTGTCGCCAGCCTGCAAAGAACGATTGAACTGAATCCGGAAGCCGCCGCGCTAAAAGGCACGGAATTTCAGGTAGAAGAGAACGAATTCAGCATGAAAACGCCGGAACCGAATGCAACTGCTTTGAATGCCTTGGCCGATCCGCATTTCATTATTTGTGATGTGACCGATACATCGGAAATTGCTACCAAACCGATTTGCACCGGCCCATATATGATAGATAAGTTTGAACCCGAAAAGACCATGGAGTTGGTGCCGAACAAAAATTATTGGAACGGTACGCCGAAACTCAGCCGTATTGTGAATAAAGCAGTCGGCAAATCGACCACCTTGGGGCTAGCGGTTGAATCTGGTGATGTAGATTTGGCTCAGGTCGACACCGATACGGCAGATCGCTTAAGCAGCAATCCCGATTTTACTGTTACCCGCACCCCGAGTTCACGTGTGTACATGATTTACGCCAATCCGACCAAACTGCCTGATCCCAAGGTACGTGAAGGCCTTTTCCGGGCGATTAACCGGGAAGAAATTGCCAAAGATCTTTTGAAGGGCGGCATCGAAACCATTTACAGCCCCTTCGCACCCAATCTGCCTTTTGCTCTGAAAGAAAACGAGAGTGTCGGTTTCGACGCGGCAAAATCGAAAGCGTTGGCTGACGAGACGAAAGCCGGCGGAAACAAAGTAGCATTGAAGTTTTATGAGCGTTTGAATATTCCTAAGATCGCCACACAACTGCAAGCACAATTTACTAAAGCCGGTTGGTCAGTCGAAGCAATCCAACATGAAAATTCCAAATACTTAAATAAAGGCGACTTTGACTTGGGTATGTATGGCATGGTGACCCTGCGTATTGGTGACCCATATGACTATCTATCCTCAGTTTTTGGCACGAATGGGACTGCCAATTTCAACAAATACAGCAACACTGAAGTCGACGCCCTGCTGAAACAGATGAAAAGCGAATTTGACGCAACCAAACGTGATGAAATGGCGCGAAAAATTTTAAAGCTTGCATTGGCTGATAATCTGCATTACTATATCGGCAATGTAAAAATTGATCTGGCTTACAAGAAAAATGTCAAAAACTTGGACATCAGTCCATTTGAATACCGTATCGTTACGGTGAACACCGATATTGAATAA
- a CDS encoding MATE family efflux transporter, whose product MIKKDFLRLAVPLAGQGLFLNFAILLDLAMVGQLGIAGLAAVGICSQPKMVLSILYTALAVALTALVGRRYGEKNIEEAKRIFTTGMLITLVMYTVLTVPAIIFATDIVKIAGAKSDYSAIAAAYFKWIAVSRFFDAISTVLAVPFMMTGRGKVIFFAGAVGNILNAGLNYIFIFGNCGAPAMGVAGAGLATMICAATTALILALRLQNTGLGFTNRLIKPLKMARLTVHAVSEQICERIGLFIFARLIADLGTVGTGTGYVTMIIEDIFYYIFIGMGQAEATLVSKSLGAHDVKQARQYIRTGLLFSLSVGVLGSFLFIAFGRSLAGLMMAEGEVLSLATRVLFVSGIALIPEAIAPINAGALRGAGDTSFVAKYSLIIIAVFRPIITYLFIYPWGFGLPGAWMAIACDQGLRALISAWRLHGNRWCQREI is encoded by the coding sequence ATGATAAAAAAAGATTTTTTGCGCTTGGCCGTTCCGCTGGCGGGGCAAGGCCTGTTTTTGAATTTTGCTATTTTGCTCGATTTGGCTATGGTGGGACAGCTGGGAATTGCCGGGTTGGCGGCAGTCGGGATTTGTTCACAGCCGAAAATGGTCTTGAGCATTTTGTACACGGCTTTGGCAGTGGCACTAACGGCTTTGGTGGGGCGGCGCTACGGTGAAAAAAATATTGAAGAAGCGAAAAGAATCTTTACTACCGGTATGCTTATTACGCTGGTCATGTACACAGTGCTTACCGTGCCGGCGATCATTTTTGCCACCGATATCGTGAAAATCGCGGGGGCGAAAAGTGATTACAGCGCAATTGCCGCGGCGTATTTTAAGTGGATAGCGGTCAGCAGGTTTTTTGATGCAATTAGCACGGTGTTGGCAGTGCCGTTTATGATGACGGGGCGCGGCAAAGTGATATTTTTCGCTGGAGCGGTCGGCAATATACTCAACGCCGGGCTAAATTACATTTTTATTTTCGGCAATTGCGGGGCGCCGGCCATGGGGGTAGCCGGAGCCGGTTTGGCGACCATGATATGTGCGGCTACAACGGCACTGATTCTCGCGCTCAGGCTGCAAAATACGGGCCTCGGCTTTACCAATCGTTTGATTAAGCCGCTTAAAATGGCTCGCCTGACAGTACATGCGGTGTCAGAGCAGATTTGTGAGCGTATCGGCTTGTTTATCTTTGCTAGGCTGATTGCCGATTTGGGCACGGTCGGCACGGGGACGGGCTACGTGACGATGATTATAGAGGATATTTTTTATTATATTTTCATCGGCATGGGACAGGCGGAGGCTACGCTAGTTAGCAAAAGTTTAGGGGCGCATGATGTGAAACAGGCGCGGCAATACATTCGCACGGGCTTGCTGTTCAGTTTGAGTGTAGGGGTATTGGGGTCGTTTTTGTTCATCGCGTTCGGGCGCAGTCTGGCCGGCTTGATGATGGCGGAGGGCGAGGTTCTGAGTCTGGCAACCCGGGTCTTGTTCGTGAGCGGCATCGCCCTGATTCCGGAGGCTATTGCCCCGATCAACGCGGGTGCTTTGCGCGGCGCCGGCGATACGTCTTTTGTGGCCAAATATTCTTTGATAATTATTGCCGTTTTCCGGCCGATCATAACGTATCTATTTATCTATCCATGGGGATTTGGTTTGCCGGGTGCCTGGATGGCGATTGCTTGCGACCAAGGTTTACGCGCTTTGATTTCGGCGTGGCGACTGCACGGCAATCGTTGGTGTCAACGGGAAATTTAA
- a CDS encoding glycoside hydrolase family 31 protein yields the protein MKNESFIRANWRITLLTERLVRLEYDPRRRFTDACSLIVVNRDFPDVTAEITEQDGVVAIKTAAAEVWLNTAKDPMDNFCPAEVEADGGGLNRGLKCSLNRWAKVIAVRLAGKQNIWTWGESLHNLGGTVRTLDKADGAVRMDDGLFSREGIGILRDDSCLRPDAQSFWPRPSGTEDMYLFLYGKDFVGGLRDFYRLSGATPLLPAFALGNWWSRYWRYSQAEYLALIERFKRENLPFSVAVIDMDWHLTDVPDGGNGWTGFSWNRELFPDPAGFLRRLHAAGLKTALNLHPAAGVQPFEDEYQAFKVAMAGSAIPTAVAGGKEGGTSTSGTETASGTGTIPFDFTDPKFRRAYFDTLLAPLEADGTDFWWIDWQQGENSKIPGLDPLWLLNCYHFAHAARQSLPRLILSRYAGPGSHRYPIGFSGDTVVSWASLAFQPYFTATAANIGYGWWSHDIGGHMNGIRDDELACRWLQFGVFSPINRLHSTCNRFAGKEPWNYSIEVRTIMGNFLRLRAKLLPYLHSMNYRSHLDGIPIVRPLYHAWPEEEAAYHYPNEYQFGSEMLVAPVTTKMNALLRLAETEAWLPEGMFFDFFTGVRYRGGRRVKLHRPLAEIPVLVPAGGIVPLEGDSLTIRLYPGADGEFTLYEDDECGADGDSANPRKTCIQLKWGEHSVEVNFGLGRIKSFEKGFELHFMRTKIETITLTLKNANTLQLEPLYEAATQTTRVLLPAVEDVNCLHLNFTVSQNLPGTGAEQREFIEPLLEKILNYAQIDFDFKERIFHRLQANGFTVCPDLAEVADEVQVGVSKAAREISGLLTDVINELL from the coding sequence ATGAAAAATGAATCGTTCATACGCGCGAACTGGCGAATTACTTTGCTGACGGAACGGCTAGTGCGTTTAGAATACGATCCGAGGCGGCGTTTTACCGATGCTTGCAGTTTAATAGTGGTAAACCGTGATTTCCCCGATGTGACGGCAGAAATAACGGAACAGGACGGAGTTGTGGCCATAAAAACTGCCGCGGCGGAGGTGTGGCTTAACACGGCTAAGGACCCTATGGATAATTTTTGTCCGGCAGAGGTTGAGGCGGATGGTGGTGGTCTAAATCGTGGCCTGAAATGTAGCCTAAACCGCTGGGCGAAGGTTATTGCCGTCCGTTTGGCCGGAAAGCAGAATATTTGGACGTGGGGCGAAAGTTTGCACAATTTGGGCGGAACGGTTCGTACTTTAGATAAGGCTGACGGGGCGGTCAGAATGGATGACGGCTTGTTTTCGCGGGAAGGTATCGGCATTTTACGTGACGACAGTTGCTTGCGCCCTGATGCGCAAAGTTTTTGGCCGCGGCCATCAGGCACGGAAGATATGTATTTATTCTTGTACGGTAAGGATTTTGTGGGCGGCTTGCGCGATTTTTATCGGTTGAGTGGGGCAACGCCGCTGCTGCCTGCTTTTGCTCTGGGAAATTGGTGGAGCAGGTATTGGCGCTACAGCCAGGCGGAATATCTGGCTTTAATCGAACGTTTTAAGCGAGAGAATTTGCCGTTTTCCGTGGCCGTAATCGACATGGACTGGCATTTGACTGACGTACCTGATGGCGGCAATGGCTGGACCGGGTTCTCGTGGAATCGCGAGCTGTTCCCTGATCCGGCAGGGTTCTTGCGGCGTTTGCATGCTGCCGGGCTAAAAACAGCTTTGAATCTGCACCCGGCGGCCGGGGTACAGCCGTTTGAAGACGAGTATCAAGCGTTTAAAGTTGCAATGGCGGGATCGGCGATACCGACTGCGGTTGCCGGCGGCAAGGAGGGCGGTACTAGTACAAGCGGAACGGAGACGGCAAGCGGAACGGGGACGATCCCCTTTGACTTCACAGACCCGAAATTCCGCCGGGCCTATTTCGACACGCTGCTTGCGCCGCTCGAAGCAGACGGCACGGATTTTTGGTGGATCGACTGGCAACAAGGCGAAAACAGCAAAATACCGGGACTTGACCCCCTGTGGTTGCTTAACTGCTACCATTTTGCGCATGCCGCCAGGCAATCGTTGCCACGATTAATTTTGTCACGCTATGCCGGCCCCGGCTCGCATCGCTACCCGATAGGTTTTTCCGGCGACACAGTGGTTTCGTGGGCGAGTTTGGCTTTTCAGCCGTATTTTACGGCCACGGCGGCCAATATCGGCTACGGTTGGTGGAGCCACGACATCGGCGGACACATGAACGGCATCCGCGATGACGAACTAGCTTGCCGCTGGCTGCAATTCGGCGTTTTTTCACCCATTAACCGCTTGCACAGCACCTGTAATCGCTTTGCCGGCAAAGAACCTTGGAACTATAGCATAGAAGTACGGACAATAATGGGAAATTTCCTACGTTTGCGCGCCAAGTTACTGCCCTATCTGCATTCTATGAATTACCGCAGCCATTTAGACGGGATACCTATAGTACGGCCACTCTATCACGCCTGGCCGGAGGAAGAAGCGGCCTATCATTACCCGAACGAATACCAATTCGGTTCCGAGATGCTCGTCGCGCCGGTGACGACAAAAATGAATGCCCTGCTCAGGCTGGCAGAAACAGAAGCTTGGCTACCCGAAGGGATGTTTTTTGACTTTTTCACCGGGGTGAGGTACCGGGGCGGCCGACGAGTAAAGCTGCATCGTCCTTTAGCCGAAATACCGGTGTTAGTGCCTGCCGGCGGTATTGTGCCGTTAGAGGGAGATAGCTTGACCATAAGGCTGTACCCGGGAGCTGACGGCGAGTTTACTTTATATGAAGATGATGAGTGTGGGGCGGATGGCGACTCCGCAAATCCGCGAAAAACTTGCATTCAATTAAAATGGGGCGAACATTCAGTCGAAGTGAATTTCGGGCTGGGCCGGATAAAATCGTTTGAAAAAGGGTTTGAGTTGCACTTCATGCGAACAAAAATAGAAACGATAACTTTGACGTTGAAAAATGCAAATACGTTGCAGCTTGAACCGCTTTATGAGGCGGCAACCCAAACGACTCGGGTGCTTTTGCCGGCGGTCGAGGACGTAAACTGCTTGCACCTTAATTTTACAGTTAGTCAGAATTTGCCCGGCACGGGAGCGGAGCAGCGCGAATTTATTGAGCCTTTGCTGGAGAAAATTCTCAACTATGCCCAGATTGACTTCGACTTTAAAGAACGAATTTTTCACCGTTTGCAGGCGAACGGTTTCACAGTTTGCCCGGATTTAGCGGAAGTTGCCGATGAAGTGCAAGTAGGGGTGAGCAAGGCAGCTCGCGAGATTTCCGGCTTGTTGACTGACGTTATAAATGAGCTGCTATAG